Proteins encoded within one genomic window of Acidobacteriota bacterium:
- a CDS encoding alkaline phosphatase family protein translates to MTSPGRPGEDYAQVRRALEERGYLKTPLERIFLDAGGGGRDRFGAVLRIAGLSGLFAGVPVGVLLAGALVVESRGLVPLWPDGVLYAALFAPFATLLAASAEVVVALVVRLLARRRRGLSPWRASQVTGLGAAVMVALYLGLWWAGSERRLGAADLAALAALALGAGLSGRVLSAAVLVQAALGAGRAPRQARSRGGRWLLPAALASVAVAAVAATLPGGSAATAGAPVVRSPHAPARALLIGWDGLDLPLLDGLTRSGRSPWLAACRAAGRLAPITDEQPGDPAATWTTIATGSPPARHGVRGASVPGLRGTRAPAVARGLAAGPLEVLVKLLPTRPRAVRAGVRLLPTFWEITAQAEKTAIVGWWGSWPAGRPGPAGGYLVSDGALPAAEGGEGLEQAIYPEGWAPRAARWLERARSGSSDLPGEIARLALRVDLFRLEALAEALGDPEVSVATIYLPGLDILREGLRREGVDPFRRLEAVASHVERIDARLAQVVGLPSTENLLAVAGAPGRNPAAGPGWFLLARGKPGRSPAAVAEDIAPTWLAAAGYPVDSRMSGRARADLAGVEGQRLRKELTRAEVRRTGEGDVHAEARLLERLRSLGYVQ, encoded by the coding sequence GTGACCTCCCCCGGCCGGCCCGGCGAGGACTACGCGCAGGTGCGGCGCGCCCTCGAAGAACGTGGCTATCTGAAGACACCCCTCGAAAGGATCTTCCTCGATGCGGGGGGGGGCGGCCGGGACCGTTTCGGGGCCGTCCTGCGCATCGCCGGCCTGTCGGGCCTGTTCGCCGGAGTCCCCGTGGGGGTCCTGCTGGCCGGGGCGCTGGTGGTGGAATCCCGGGGCCTGGTTCCCCTCTGGCCCGACGGCGTGCTCTACGCGGCGCTCTTCGCCCCCTTCGCCACCCTGCTGGCGGCCTCGGCCGAAGTGGTCGTCGCCCTGGTCGTCCGCTTGCTGGCCCGCCGGCGGCGCGGACTGTCTCCGTGGCGGGCGTCCCAAGTCACGGGCCTGGGGGCGGCGGTCATGGTGGCGCTCTACCTGGGCCTGTGGTGGGCGGGCAGCGAGCGGCGGCTGGGGGCGGCCGATCTCGCGGCCCTGGCGGCCCTGGCACTGGGAGCCGGACTTTCGGGGCGGGTTCTTTCGGCGGCGGTCCTCGTGCAGGCGGCGCTGGGCGCCGGGCGCGCTCCCCGGCAGGCCCGTTCCCGGGGGGGGCGCTGGCTGCTGCCCGCGGCGCTGGCCTCGGTGGCCGTGGCGGCCGTGGCGGCGACCCTGCCGGGAGGATCCGCCGCGACCGCCGGCGCCCCGGTGGTGCGCAGTCCCCACGCACCGGCCCGGGCGCTGCTGATCGGCTGGGACGGCCTGGATCTGCCGCTGCTCGACGGCCTGACCCGCTCCGGCCGCAGCCCCTGGCTCGCCGCCTGCCGGGCCGCGGGGCGACTGGCGCCGATCACCGACGAACAGCCGGGGGATCCCGCTGCCACCTGGACCACCATCGCCACCGGCAGCCCGCCGGCCCGGCACGGCGTGCGGGGCGCCTCCGTGCCGGGGCTCAGGGGAACCCGAGCCCCCGCCGTGGCCCGCGGGCTGGCGGCGGGTCCCCTGGAAGTGCTGGTCAAACTGCTGCCGACCCGTCCACGGGCCGTGCGGGCCGGGGTCAGGCTCCTGCCGACCTTCTGGGAAATCACGGCCCAGGCGGAGAAAACGGCGATCGTCGGCTGGTGGGGAAGCTGGCCGGCGGGCCGACCCGGGCCCGCCGGGGGGTACCTGGTCTCCGACGGCGCCCTGCCGGCCGCCGAGGGGGGCGAGGGCCTCGAGCAGGCCATCTACCCCGAGGGGTGGGCCCCGCGGGCCGCCCGGTGGCTCGAGCGCGCCCGCAGCGGCAGTTCGGACCTGCCCGGGGAAATCGCCCGCCTGGCGTTGCGGGTCGATCTCTTCCGGCTCGAGGCCCTGGCCGAAGCCCTCGGCGACCCGGAGGTCTCGGTAGCCACGATCTACCTGCCGGGCCTGGACATTCTGCGCGAGGGGCTTCGACGGGAGGGTGTGGACCCCTTCCGCCGGCTGGAAGCCGTCGCGTCTCACGTGGAGCGCATCGACGCCCGTCTCGCCCAGGTCGTCGGACTCCCCTCGACGGAGAACCTGCTGGCCGTGGCGGGAGCCCCGGGCCGGAATCCGGCAGCCGGGCCGGGCTGGTTCCTGCTGGCCCGCGGGAAGCCCGGCCGGAGCCCGGCGGCGGTCGCCGAGGACATCGCCCCGACCTGGCTGGCGGCCGCCGGCTATCCGGTGGACAGCCGCATGAGCGGGCGGGCCCGGGCCGATCTTGCCGGGGTCGAGGGCCAACGCCTGCGGAAAGAACTGACCCGGGCCGAGGTGCGGCGGACAGGGGAGGGGGATGTCCATGCCGAGGCCCGACTCCTCGAGCGCCTGCGCAGCCTGGGCTATGTCCAGTAA